Genomic DNA from Triticum dicoccoides isolate Atlit2015 ecotype Zavitan chromosome 4B, WEW_v2.0, whole genome shotgun sequence:
AGAAGCTGGCGCTGAAGATCGACTACACAAGGCCAAACGACAGCCTGTCAGAGGTGGAGCTCCGGCAGCACGGCTCAGAGGAGTGGGAGCCCTTGACCAAGAAGGGCGACGTGTGGGAGGTCTCGTGCTCCAAGCCGCTGGTTGGCCCCTTCAACTTCCGCTTCTTGTCCAAGAATGGCATGAAGAACGTCTTCGACGAGGTCTTCTCCACCGATTTCAAGATCGGCAAAACCTACGAACCGGAATATTGATCCACACCGTCCAAGTTTCAGTTGATCAAGATCGTCGTAATTAATTAATCCCCATGCATCAGTCGCGTTGGAAATATGCGCCTCCATGAGTGGATAGCTAGtgaataattttaattttttatgcaCATAGTACATGCATATAGTAGCTAGGAGAAGCAACGACGGATGTGTTTGCTCTCCCATGCATGCATCCACTGTCGATCGATGCAGCACTTTTCTTTTGTGTAAtcgaatatatatatttttttagagAAGACGGATAGTTGAATATGTgtatgatgcatgcagccattgtGTAACCGAATATGATCAAGAATTTGAGATAGTTGAATATTGTTTTTCCATTCACCTTTAACTTTGATACGCTTCTTTATGcatggtactccctctgtaaactaatatgagACCATttcgatcactactttagtgatctaaacggtcttatattattttatggagggagtacttaaTTTGAGGTAACGGGGTGCAATATGTCTGAAAGTGGTTTCTGAATGATCTATGGAAGAAAGTTCTATTCTTTTGTCAGGAAAATCAGTAGCACACATTCTTTAAGTGATTTACAACTGTCCTTTTTTGAAGTACAGGGACGCATATTTTTATGCAAATCTAAATTTTGTTTGTGTTACTTTAAGAACAATTCAGTCACTAATTTAATAATCACAAAAGCGAGACCCTGTATGTCATTGCTGGTAGACACATTGAAGTGAGTGGATTGCTGAAATGCCCTTGAAGAAGCTATGTGGGCACCGACATTTCTTTTGGGTGCCGCACAACATCTTAAACATGACTTGGTTTCTCCTTTTTATGAACGCGCATATTTCCAACGCGACTCATACATCACTAATCCACCTGGTCTGATGGGTGATAAAATTCTCAGTGCAAGAGACGGCCCGCTCTTTACTAGTGTAAAAAATCAGTCTTGTCCGGCCTGCCTAGTTCNNNNNNNNNNNNNNNNNNNNNNNNNNNNNNNNNNNNNNNNNNNNNNNNNNNNNNNNNNNNNNNNNNNNNNNNNNNNNNNNNNNNNNNNNNNNNNNNNNNNNNNNNNNNNNNNNNNNNNNNNNNNNNNNNNNNNNNNNNNNNNNNNNNNNNNNNNNNNNNNNNNNNNNNNNNNNNNNNNNNNNNNNNNNNNNNNNNNNNNNNNNNNNNNNNNNNNNNNNNNNNNNNNNNNNNNNNNNNNNNNNNNNNNNNNNNNNNNNNNNNNNNNNNNNNNNNNNNNNNNNNNNNNNNNNNNNNNNNNNNNNNNNNNNNNNNNNNNNNNNNNNNNNNNNNNNNNNNNNNNNNNNNNNNNNNNNNNNNNNNNNNNNNNNNNNNNNNNNNNNNNNNNNNNNNNNNNNNNNNNNNNNNNNNNACTACcactgcttatatatatatatatatatatatatatatatatatatatagacacacacacacacatactcaAAAGCGTGTGAAAACGTTCAAGATGCACAAATTATATGTTCATGatgtatttatttaatatatatactCAAAAGCGTGTGAAAACGTTCAAGATGCACAATTTATATGTTCATGATGTATTTATTTGTATGAAACTCAAAGGTGTGTGAAAACGTTTACAATGAACAATGCACATGAGAGTGATTTGCGGAGAAAGCACGTCGCCTTTTTTATTGTGGCGGAGATCCTTAATCCATTTAGATCCTGTCCACAAAGCATGCATTATCCTGAGGGGCGGCACATGAACCCAATGAAAATTGCAACCAATGGTAAATTAGTGTTAATTATTGTTAACTTAGAGATGAAGAACTGAGTGTAGTGAAAATTATACTAGCGGCCTGCTGGGATTAGCTTCGCCATTTGTTATTTACTACTGTTGAATTATATTGTTTGAGGAAATGCTCATGTAACATATTTGTTTTTCAAACTTTGTACATTAATAGTTAATACACATTCTCTACCTCAATTGTCAAATTGGCCCTAAACTGGTTTATGCTAGCCTCCTCTTGCTCGACAGTAGTATGCGTGTCATGCTGACTTTGATAGGCGGTGGTCCGAGAGAACAAGTTGTTCAAAAGAAACCCTACCAATACTGTCCCTCCTTATTGACGAGTGAACAATAATATGGATGATTGTATACAGTGAGTGACAGTGGCTGTGGATGTGTGTTTTCTTTTCCAGTATTGTACCGTAGTATGTCGGCAACCTAGCTAGTTGCCTAGCTCAAGCTAGGTAATTAACTGCTGCTGATTGTATGTAGTCCGAGACAGGGAGACTATgtagtaagggcatctccaatgcggaCCCTCAAACTGCCCGCATACGTCCGTACCGCGAGGTTCGGATGTGATGTGTCATCGAACACGGTCCTGTATCGGTGTGGGAGTCCGCACCGCTGCCACGTAGGACTCAGACACCCGAGGCCCATTAAATCCCCCCTCCCGGATACCATTTCCGTCCACTTCACCCCATCTCCCCCTTGATTTGCATCCACACcctccacctccgccgccgccgttgtacCTCTTCGGCCGCCACAGAGACATTGCCGGACGTCCGCAACCAGCACCGACGCGCCCACTCATCTTTTACGACAGTGCTGTCCACCCTGGAGCCATTTGTACCCGGGTACACTCCGCCCCCCTGTCGGCGACCTCCATGGCGGATACCAAGCTCGGCAGGTGTTCGGCCAAATGCCATTTAGCTTAATTTGGGATGCGATGTTGGTTTTTGAGAGTACAAAGGATGGCAGGCTGCTCGACCATGGAGGATGAGATGGTGTGCGATGCGTGTGGGTCATATATGCGGATTTCGTAGCCAGGAGCAGAGGGGGGACCTTCTAGCAGCAAGTGCATGAATCGTTTCATGCACGAATGTATATTGCGCCCTACGACATGCACCCCATTCAGGAACGTAATATGGGGTCATTATCGTATCGCTGGTATGCCATCCCGACCATTGTCACCAAGTTTTGTCATGTGGTTGGTCAGCTGGAGGCAAGGTGGCCATTGCGCGTGCCAGAGGAGCAGATCATAAGTTTGCTTCTTCCTGCTCAACTTGTTCAATcattcattcactcaatgttggTCTACACATTATGTAGCCCACATGCGCTGCAGTGATGTACCACAAGACAGAGAGACAGCCATTTACATACACATACTATTGGATGAAGCTGATGGGATAGTATGCGTGGGACGACATGATCCGCTGATGAAAACTTATTGGACATCCGGTTAATCTCTTCGAATTTAAGACATTGTTGTATTAGACTTATTTGCAAGGTTTGTATGGATGATTTGCACTATTTTCTATCGAAACTTTGATGAGTATCGGCCAGTTTGCATGAATTTTGTTCGCTTAGTTGAAACCAGGCTTGA
This window encodes:
- the LOC119294244 gene encoding pollen allergen Dac g 3-like, coding for MASASRMLTVAVLAALFASAMAVKVKLTVQKGSDKKKLALKIDYTRPNDSLSEVELRQHGSEEWEPLTKKGDVWEVSCSKPLVGPFNFRFLSKNGMKNVFDEVFSTDFKIGKTYEPEY